Proteins from one Penicillium digitatum chromosome 2, complete sequence genomic window:
- a CDS encoding Oxoglutarate/iron-dependent dioxygenase: protein MAPRPTVNRQTVERPVRTGRIRTAKTKKEQATKVSADQLEAAINDQALEPVCGTPPAWSEGRQQLCDAIPWFRCTQGAMYHNEGFCFGFLIDADGGTRTYIDEEIIITRIGGCCTKDSGGNLTLEKNQDSDNALVQSIMASQNSKLAVGLVIGSKNKILNRKLPHRYNIMDWFRVTNVWFEKIGQKHGVKVRFEKLNLEETSWWAGKDSLPPVPLDERDFEIKPETVKCERCSMESVRLYEEGWMCLEPSCVDFWKIENALPPAELTFNADFLSFRSRPDQAIQPHYSLVPDLLSTLDENTADVSTSRIAWKGIVCPMCLKCIRRTFWQGWKCDDDSIGEEGEKSCPFQKFMNMNPISLRVVLDHFELAPIKRAILFDRKFSIPEVDDNSFFPYRKLTYKLDGVGSITHFVSNKAINSRATGPDDLFINLQRGDLGLKRFRLQSSLVAGTLTSHFAVNYGMPYKYVVSVDSKGFDEAPNDMLQALGRLSWATEKAVISSGDKYLPPNELLTLGYFEEMKIGFHDDGESSLGPTIATLSLGAKATMLVRMKYKYFNGSTRRADTKQLGTLLQDDPVLKDCLFEGERRTLKKEYDAGEIPQGEYDDSRRALSMGRKGKEAPVTIKMELHHGDLVVMHGENLQKYYEHSVVPENKLRFALTARYVKPDYVDAREIQKGQFSLTSDQIYDGK, encoded by the exons ATCGTCAGACGGTTGAGAGACCAGTACGAACAGGCCGCATTCGTACGgccaaaacaaagaaagaacaAGCTACCAAAG TTTCAGCGGACCAGCTGGAAGCTGCTATCAACGATCAAGCTCTTGAGCCGGTTTGTGGAACACCCCCGGCTTGGTCAGAG GGTCGCCAACAACTTTGTGATGCGATTCCATGGTTTCGCTGCACCCAAGGTGCGATGTATCACAATGAAGGTTTCTGCTTTGGCTTTCTCATTGATGCCGACGGTGGTACCCGCACTTATATCGACGAGGAAATCATTATTACCAGAAT CGGCGGATGCTGCACCAAAGACTCGGGGGGAAACTTGACCCTTGAAAAGAATCAAGACTCAGACAATGCACTCGTCCAAAGCATCATGGCTAGCCAAAACTCAAAGCTTGCTGTTGGTCTTGTAATTG GAAGCAAGAACAAGATACTCAACCGAAAGCTTCCGCATCGGTACAACATTATGGACTGGTTTCGTGTTACCAACGTCTGGTTTGAAAAGATTGGCCAGAAACATGGAGTCAAGGTCCGCTTTGAGAAACTGAATCTTGAAGAAACGAGCTGGTGGGCGGGCAAGGACTCTCTCCCTCCGGTGCCCCTCGATGAACGGGACTTTGAAATAAAGCCCGAAACTGTCAAGTGTGAGAGATGCTCCATGGAAAGTGTTCGATTGTACGAGGAAGGTTGGATGTGCCTTGAACCTAGTTGCGTCGACTTCTGGAAGATCGAGAACGCTTTGCCTCCCGCTGAGCTCACCTTCAATGCTGATTTCCTGAGCTTTCGGAGTCGTCCAGACCAAGCAATCCAGCCCCACTACAGTCTAGTTCCTGATCTTTTGTCCACGTTGGATGAGAATACAGCGGATGTTAGTACGTCTCGTATTGCATGGAAGGGAATCGTGTGCCCGATGTGCCTTAAATGTATCCGTCGAACTTTCTGGCAAGGCTGGAAATGTGATGATGACTCTATCGGCGAGGAGGGTGAGAAAAGCTGCCCGTTCCAAAAGTTCATGAACATGAACCCTATTTCGCTCCGGGTCGTCCTCGATCATTTTGAGCTGGCTCCGATCAAGCGAGCAATTCTTTTCGACAGGAAGTTTAGCATACCAGAGGTTGATGACAATTCCTTCTTCCCTTACCGGAAGCTGACTTACAAACTCGACGGAGTTGGCTCGATTACCCACTTTGTGTCCAACAAAGCAATCAATAGCCGTGCGACTGGACCGGATGACCTTTTCATTAATCTCCAACGTGGTGACCTTGGTCTCAAACGATTCCGGCTTCAGTCCAGTCTGG TTGCGGGTACGCTGACTTCACATTTCGCGGTCAACTAC GGTATGCCCTATAAATATGTCGTGTCTGTCGATTCCAAGGGGTTTGATGAAGCACCCAACGACATGCTCCAGGCTCTGGGCCGATTGTCGTGGGCAACTGAAAAGGCAGTCATTTCTTCTGGAGACAAATACCTGCCTCCAAATGAGTTACTGACACTCGGCTACTTTGAGGAGATGAAGATCGGA TTCCACGATGACGGCGAGTCCTCGCTGGGTCCCACTATCGCCACACTGTCCCTTGGAGCGAAAGCCACCATGCTCGTCCGGATGAAGTACAAATATTTTAATGGTTCTACCCGAAGGGCTGATACCAAGCAACTTGGGACCCTCCTGCAAGACGATCCGGTTCTGAAAGATTGCTTGTTTGAGGGCGAACGCCGGACACTGAAGAAGGAGTACGATGCTGGTGAGATCCCGCAAGGTGAGTACGATGACTCTCGTCGAGCCTTATCGATGGGCCGGAAGGGAAAAGAGGCTCCAGTTACCATCAAGATGGAACTTCACCACGGTGATCTGGTTGTAATGCACGGAGAGAATCTTCAGAAGTACTACGAG CATTCCGTGGTGCCCGAGAACAAGTTGCGTTTTGCTTTGACCGCGAGATACGTCAAGCCCGACTATGTTGATGCGAGGGAGATCCAGAAAGGCCAATTCTCACTCACTTCCGACCAAATCTACGATGGAAAGTGA
- a CDS encoding Zn(2)-C6 fungal-type DNA-binding domain: protein MTEDALRACDLCHLRKVRCDKQLNCAKCINAGVECSRTRAGRPRRQSSSALSALGKRLLTLERTVSEGIEKITPPSVANYLDADTTSKKRRQDHVSHIEVASQPAQSECAIDSSTHHAEKARVVIQGELDGNDRMDCERKAILKSALQFVDVTGQRKTSIADKSSPLEVSHEDFQHDGPFIAPSPELLYMLLPDPTTAEGGSASVQWPDHISDTTMEKMASTILSDDDHEHGQLIYQYSICIYVKAIFHLYQKPRACKDPRINAQFLKSKKLYETYAFRALKNLSFLNAPTLSFVQALLSAAFFMQYLGNMSQSWILNSYAARLITALGYHDIRNPHENSSLDEEINSAVCWCFYLDRTLSTLLYRPLSLPEPRVSPTNLISSELPQSHIPLVRILLDLAQVQGELLNCGVADHPRQIIANHSKLQERMEVINSRIQSDQASAPGYMASDWMSCEFCYYAILVDILRSRLKFAFSPLTHKECVSYSRKSLRALRHVQKHLADTPGFVDTYPTFLTWTVLVYPLSPFFVLFCNIIGELDLNDYNLLQDITQCLSQFAASPYISKLLKLLDYLQNLCVPLIQAKQRMGPQVKVPTLYPSMNGTWHDRPASPIEYAHPLMAGSPYVGVTGAYPQQLQTPSAGSYAPDDALMWQLFNSQLSLEWFDDPFSY from the exons ATGACCGAGGACGCGCTGCGAGCT TGTGACCTTTGCCACTTGAGAAAG GTTCGCTGTGATAAGCAGCTAAATTGTGCGAAGTGTATCAATGCAGGCGTCGAGTGCAGTCGTACAAGAGCTGGACGACCTCGCCGGCAATCGTCATCGGC ACTATCTGCTCTTGGAAAAAGATTGTTAACCTTAGAAAGAACAGTTTCAGA GGGCATTGAAAAAATCACTCCACCAAGTGTTGCAAATTATCTTGATGCAGATACGACATCGAAAAAAAGGAGACAAGATCATGTGTCGCACATTGAAGTTGCCTCCCAACCTGCTCAGAGTGAGTGTGCCATTGACTCATCCACACACCATGCAGAGAAGGCCAGAGTCGTCATCCAAGGAGAGCTCGATGGAAATGACCGCATGGATTGTGAACGAAAGGCAATTCTCAAGTCTGCCTTGCAGTTCGTGGATGTTACTGGGCAGCGGAAAACCTCAATTGCCGACAAATCCTCACCGTTAGAAGTGTCGCATGAAGATTTTCAGCATGATGGTCCATTTATTGCCCCATCACCAGAGCTGCTTTATATGCTTCTTCCAG ACCCAACAACTGCCGAAGGAGGTTCTGCCAGCGTACAATGGCCGGACCACATCTCAGATACAACAATGGAGAAGATGGCTTCCACCATTCTCAGTGATGATGACCATGAGCATGGGCAACTGATATACCAGTATTCTATATGCATTTATGTGAAGGCCATCTTCCATCTTTATCAAAAACCGAGAGCATGCAAAGATCCCCGTATCAACGCCCAGTTTCTGAAATCCAAGAAATTATATGAAACGTATGCCTTTCGCGCTCTCAAGAATCTCAGTTTCTTGAATGCCCCAACCCTTTCGTTTGTTCAGGCGTTGCTATCCGCT GCATTTTTCATGCAGTATCTTGGCAACATGAGTCAAAGCTGGATTCTCAATTCATACGCTGCTCGTCTGATTACCGCTCTGGGCTATCATGACATTCGCAATCCGCACGAGAATTCAAGCCTCGACGAAGAGATCAATAGCGCTGTATGCTGGTGCTTTTACCTCGACCGAACTCTGAGCACCCTTCTTTATCGGCCGCTGTCACTGCCGGAGCCTCGTGTCTCTCCCACAAATCTGATTAGCTCCGAGCTGCCTCAGTCCCATATCCCATTAGTGCGAATTTTGTTAGATTTGGCTCAGGTCCAAGGAGAGTTGTTGAATTGCGGAGTGGCGGATCACCCTCGCCAAATAATCGCCAATCATTCAAAACTGCAAGAACGAATGGAGGTCATCAATTCAAGAATACAATCT GATCAAGCCTCAGCACCGGGCTACATGGCCTCGGATTGGATGTCATGTGAATTTTGTTACTATGCAATTCTGGTTGACATTCTTCGATCACGCTTGAAATTTGCCTTTTCTCCTTTAACGCACAAAGAATGTGTGTCATATTCTCGCAAATCTCTCAGAGCACTGCGTCATGTCCAGAAACATCTTGCGGATACCCCGGGCTTTGTGGATACGTATCCCACATTTTTGACATG GACTGTTCTTGTATACCCCCTAAGTCCATTCTTCGTTCTCTTCTGCAACATCATTGGAGAATTAGATTTGAATGACTACAATCTATTGCAGGACATCACACAATGCCTGTCTCAGTTTGCGGCAAGTCCATACATCTCCAAACTGCTGAAACTTCTGGACTACTTGCAAAATCTCTGTGTGCCATTGATCCAAGCCAAGCAGCGTATGGGTCCACAGGTCAAAGTCCCCACTCTGTACCCTTCAATGAATGGGACCTGGCACGACCGTCCGGCTAGTCCTATTGAGTATGCACATCCCTTGATGGCTGGCTCTCCATATGTGGGTGTTACTGGAGCGTACCCTCAGCAATTGCAAACACCCAGTGCTGGAAGCTATGCACCTGATGATGCATTGATGTGGCAATTGTTTAATAGCCAACTCTCACTGGAGTGGTTCGATGACCCTTTTTCTTATTGA
- a CDS encoding Rho guanyl nucleotide exchange factor, putative, which translates to MSQYPNNQQAYYGQPTNSPASVQPSTSLYDGYSSQNPATDQHLPRRMPSYNAGDDSGFFNPAQAQNMRATEENRQYSTQSSGYGSSAGQGGYNVVQGGFENDRESRHSRTSSDAMSRMSPSRASSQTSTMSYQYQYSGAHSSHPAYNPQQYGLPHTQSQPVLTYNPQTYTGASNVYTAPASGHQPYNPAAYQSTAVSGLNSPVLLRRQSATSHYGQTPPTPHSYGFSQQPTFPPPRGVDHPYGGRSYQPMSPKTSPSYVPLSSPGTTHMPPPTSRPYHSNSQGPAYDLPSPQYTPAVPGGSFEEEPPAPPVHQTHANAMYGRQSSASHSGAGRTLPTPPMQLDLSQQQPRRTETFARHPQSRPLPGPPIDEAGANGNYWPAEAPMPYEVMLGKDEATVLDSQNFARRHSSRASHASSASRMHFSPDEEHTHTNGNMETDTEHFVNYDASIDESDPEANAGLIMMQEDIAREEREKGRMRRETNASVVSSRGSNISPRGHSPYSDPNGDDDSIHDLGQYGGGYLANVPYDDEPFYNSEDQSEPTADNRFPGTSGSFGSSVSPEDLGEYHDEYEHPPIAYDYARRLHHTPADARVDASGTGGLSAPDAYSRRMSFDYGDEGETPYDHTYSGDQSDDESPHRSAHEDLFFHPGMRPLPPAPVEPAGNADLMSHLMPAGTYNRHLEQQDDLDIYSQYNNPSLPNSADYYGDALLNSSQVPRSSSLSAPIGPRTDAPIRSKTDADRLRYRQQQQELLLQLQQKDRSHIDPAAAMMLDLPSIPAGRRKKFYPAKLSSEQFKKCSEPWALSSLLSWIKDLSEDETDLREQTIADAMVALFTHKVPTMNIADAETLAARVVSGMLEEGALIKEEEWVKFGPGTLSGILFQITGTGCYSPRLHLHEMHIEDTDSFARCYSHHCMRTLKKVNLKAQIMAPQKKIEDWVTFYKVPKEVWETHPKKEIDRQNNLHEIVTTEDSYIAQLDVLRELYRDQLANMNPPIIPVKRLPKFLADVFGKVDAVKRVNEDFLLAQLKYRQKEQGPFISGFSDIFREWIRKAKNVYIDYAATFPTANYLVRKEAERNPHFKQFLNQAREHKLSSRLSWDTFLKAPITRIQRYTLLLATVHKNMVKDTEEKTNLAQAIEEIKVVALECDNKVGEMSKKADLMELASKLQLRPDMKNEVELNLEHLGRQIIHRGELQRPGTRTRFLVDTHAILFDHYLVLAKIFTMRDRAVKYERYDISKLPIPMDLLGLESTDDDPVGKSSVRGVSTVTPSQAGVGSPLAHTGSGASNGAVDYSKDDKILYPFKIKHLGKTGTYTLYAFSAQSRLEWCQKIIEAKTKHAAALFSQNAEPFRLRVLADTAFGYSDQTFGSKSVTIKGTPLHRAIREVEKQYENSRTRPPAVCKSAVNCATVFQQPPGRIMCAIGTENGLYMSELNNPRGWYRAIPIMRVTQVAVFEDFNLLLLIADRSLIAYHLDVVCPANGKISQSSQDSARRAPQKLSGNREVGFFAAGRLKDRYLVLYKKREGLSSTFKVLEPVLQKSSTNKSRLFSRRSQTEFFRDYDEFYIPAETYRINMFHSSLAISTQKGIEVLTLDKKLSWTVPDFSSNDTQDAHDTLNSIADRINGLKPLGMFRLSESEFLVAYQQCAVYVNKHGDVSRSVVMEFVGSAHTACLYGKFLILFNDDFVEVRNAMNGRLRQVIPGHNVVCIDDGSKVAGSLNGNAQATTGGSTGLSSGFSAPNGPSAAGMGNTVKICMQHPEDERKQIVLELLENEGQKD; encoded by the exons ATGTCGCAATATCCAAACAATCAACAGGCATATTACGGCCAACCTACAAACTCACCAGCATCTGTCCAACCGTCTACAAGCCTCTATGACGGTTATTCGTCCCAAAATCCCGCGACGGACCAACACCTGCCTCGGAGGATGCCGAGTTACAATGCTGGGGATGATTCGGGTTTCTTCAACCCTGCCCAGGCCCAGAATATGAGAGCGACCGAAGAAAACAGACAGTATTCAACACAAAGTAGTGGTTATGGTAGCAGCGCGGGACAGGGTGGCTACAATGTCGTGCAGGGAGGGTTTGAAAATGACAGAGAATCGAGACATTCGCGGACCTCCTCGGACGCCATGTCGCGCATGTCCCCGAGTCGCGCCTCTTCGCAAACCTCCACTATGTCGTATCAATACCAATACTCTGGAGCACACTCGTCCCACCCGGCCTACAATCCGCAGCAATACGGCCTTCCACACACGCAGTCGCAGCCAGTCCTCACTTATAACCCTCAGACGTACACTGGCGCCAGCAATGTTTACACCGCTCCAGCCTCGGGCCATCAACCATATAACCCCGCAGCATACCAATCTACCGCAGTTTCGGGACTAAATTCTCCGGTTTTACTTAGAAGGCAGAGCGCAACTTCACACTACGGGCAGACACCGCCGACTCCACACTCTTACGGATTCTCCCAACAACCAACATTTCCGCCCCCGAGGGGCGTTGATCATCCGTATGGAGGACGTTCATACCAACCAATGTCACCGAAAACATCGCCGTCTTATGTGCCGTTAAGCTCGCCCGGAACAACGCATATGCCTCCGCCTACATCGCGTCCTTATCACAGCAACTCACAGGGGCCCGCGTATGATCTCCCATCTCCCCAGTACACCCCGGCGGTCCCAGGCGGTTCCTTCGAAGAGGAGCCGCCAGCTCCCCCTGTTCATCAGACTCACGCCAACGCCATGTACGGCAGACAGTCAAGTGCATCTCATTCTGGGGCAGGGCGAACCCTGCCGACACCCCCAATGCAGTTAGACTTGTCTCAGCAACAACCGAGGCGTACCGAGACCTTCGCTCGACACCCCCAATCCCGACCTCTTCCTGGACCCCCAATCGATGAAGCCGGGGCAAATGGCAATTACTGGCCGGCGGAAGCTCCCATGCCATACGAAGTCATGCTCGGAAAGGATGAGGCGACGGTGTTGGACTCTCAGAACTTTGCCCGGCGTCACAGTTCTAGAGCATCCCATGCCAGCTCTGCTTCACGCATGCACTTCTCGCCTGATGAGGAACATACCCACACCAACGGTAACATGGAGACAGACACGGAGCATTTCGTCAATTATGATGCGTCCATTGACGAAAGCGATCCCGAGGCCAATGCTGGTCTGATAATGATGCAGGAAGATATAGCGCGTGAGGAGCGTGAGAAAGGGCGGATGCGACGTGAGACCAATGCCTCAGTTGTCAGCTCACGTGGATCCAACATATCACCAAGAGGGCATTCGCCATACTCTGATCCCAACGGTGATGATGATTCCATTCATGACCTAGGACAATACGGAGGAGGCTACCTGGCCAACGTCCCTTATGATGACGAGCCATTCTACAATTCGGAAGACCAGTCGGAACCTACTGCGGATAACAGATTTCCAGGCACATCTGGTTCATTTGGAAGCTCTGTGTCCCCTGAAGACCTTGGTGAATATCATGATGAATATGAGCATCCGCCTATTGCATATGATTACGCCAGACGTCTCCATCACACGCCGGCCGATGCTAGGGTAGATGCCAGTGGCACAGGAGGACTATCGGCGCCCGATGCTTATTCCCGACGGATGAGCTTTGACTATGGCGATGAGGGAGAAACACCATATGACCATACCTATTCTGGAGATCAATCCGATGATGAGAGCCCCCACCGATCCGCACACGAAGATCTGTTCTTTCACCCTGGAATGCGTCCATTGCCACCAGCACCTGTCGAGCCTGCGGGAAATGCCGATCTGATGTCGCACTTGATGCCTGCGGGTACCTATAACCGCCACTTGGAGCAGCAGGATGACTTGGATATTTATTCGCAATATAACAACCCCTCCCTGCCAAACTCTGCAGACTATTATGGCGATGCTCTGCTGAATTCGTCTCAAGTTCCGCGATCGTCATCTTTGTCGGCTCCTATTGGACCTCGTACTGATGCACCCATCAGATCGAAGACCGATGCGGACCGGCTCAGATACAGGCAGCAACAGCAAGAACTTCTCTTGCAGCTTCAGCAAAAGGACCGGTCTCATATCGATCCAGCGGCGGCTATGATGCTGGATCTGCCAAGCATCCCGGCTGGCCGGCGCAAGAAGTTCTATCCCGCGAAGCTATCATCGGAACAATTCAAGAAGTGTAGTGAACCGTGGGCTTTGAGTTCTCTTCTATCCTGGATAAAAGATCTGAGTGAAGACGAAACAGATCTCAGAGAGCAAACGATTGCCGATGCCATGGTGGCTTTGTTCACCCACAAAGTCCCCACCATGAATATTGCTGACGCCGAGACACTGGCTGCCCGAGTTGTGAGCGGTATGCTTGAAGAAGGTGCATTgatcaaagaagaagaatgggTCAAGTTTGGCCCAGGCACTCTCTCGGGTATCCTGTTCCAGATCACCGGCACTGGATGTTATTCTCCCAGGCTCCACTTACATGAGATGCACATTGAGGATACTGATAGTTTCGCACGATGCTACTCGCATCACTGTATGCGGACATTGAAGAAGGTCAACCTCAAGGCACAGATTATGGCACCGCAGAAGAAAATCGAGGACTGGGTCACTTTCTACAAGGTGCCTAAGGAGGTCTGGGAAACTCATCCCAAGAAAGAGATTGATCGACAAAACAATTTGCACGAGATTGTCACTACAGAAGACTCCTACATCGCGCAACTGGATGTCCTTCGAGAACTTTATCGTGATCAATTGGCTAACATGAATCCCCCAATCATTCCAGTGAAGCGATTACCGAAGTTCTTGGCTGATGTATTTGGCAAGGTCGATGCTGTGAAGAGAGTCAATGAGGATTTCCTGTTGGCACAGCTTAAATACCGTCAAAAAGAACAAGGGCCTTTCATCTCTGGGTTCAGTGATATCTTCCGGGAATGGATTCGCAAAGCGAAGAATGTTTACATTGACTATGCTGCAACCTTCCCAACGGCAAACTATCTTGTGCGCAAGGAAGCTGAGCGCAACCCGCACTTCAAGCAGTTCCTGAACCAAGCGCGGGAACATAAACTGTCAAGTCGCCTTAGCTGGGATACTTTCCTCAAAGCTCCAATTACCAGAATCCAGCGGTACACTCTTCTGTTGGCAACTGTCCATAAGAATATGGTCAAGGATACCGAAGAGAAGACAAATCTGGCACAGGCCATTGAAGAGATCAAAGTCGTGGCGCTGGAATGTGACAACAAAGTAGGAGAGATGAGCAAGAAGGCCGACTTGATGGAACTGGCATCCAAGCTACAATTGCGCCCTGACATGAAGAATGAAGTTGAACTCAATCTCGAACACTTGGGTCGGCAGATCATCCATCGAGGCGAGCTGCAACGTCCTGGAACCCGCACAAGATTCCTGGTCGACACACATGCCATCCTGTTCGATCATTATCTTGTCCTCGCCAAGATATTCACAATGCGTGACCGGGCAGTAAAGTACGAGCGCTATGATATCTCAAAATTGCCCATCCCAATGGACCTATTGGGTCTAGAAAGCACTGACGATGATCCTGTGGGCAAATCATCCGTCAGGGGAGTTTCGACTGTCACGCCCTCCCAGGCGGGCGTTGGCAGCCCTCTTGCACACACAGGGTCTGGTGCATCAAATGGGGCCGTTGACTACTCAAAGGATGACAAGATCCTCTACCCTTTCAAAATCAAGCATTTAGGCAAAACTGGAACATATACTCTCTACGCTTTCTCGGCACAGAGCCGCCTGGAATGGTgccaaaagatcatcgaAGCGAAGACAAAGCATGCTGCTGCTCTCTTCTCGCAGAACGCCGAGCCATTTCGACTGCGGGTTCTTGCGGACACTGCGTTCGGCTACTCTGATCAGACATTCGGCTCTAAAAGTGTCACCATCAAGGGCACCCCTCTCCATCGTGCGATCAGAGAAGTCGAGAAGCAATATGAAAATTCGAGGACTCGTCCTCCAGCGGTATGCAAGAGTGCAGTCAACTGTGCCACGGTATTCCAACAGCCACCTGGGCGTATTATGTGTGCAATTGGCACGGAAAATGGATTGTACATGTCAGAGCTCAACAACCCGCGGGGCTGGTATAGGGCTATTCCCATCATGCGGGTTACACAAGTTGCTGTCTTTGAGGATTTCAATTTGCTGTTGTTGATTGCAGATCGGTCTTTGATTGCATATCACCTCGACGTGGTGTGTCCCGCCAATGGGAAAATCTCCCAATCATCTCAGGATTCTGCTCGTCGAGCCCCGCAGAAGCTGTCTGGGAACCGTGAAGTGGGCTTCTTTGCCGCTGGTCGTCTAAAGGACCGGTACTTGGTCCTGTACAAAAAGCGTGAGGGGTTATCATCTACATTCAAA GTCCTTGAGCCCGTTCTACAGAAATCATCTACAAATAAGAGCCGGCTGTTCTCACGCCGCTCACAAACGGAGTTCTTCCGCGATTACGACGAGTTCTACATCCCCGCTGAAACCTACCGAATTAACATGTTCCACTCCTCACTTGCCATCTCAACCCAAAAGGGCATCGAAGTCCTCACCCTTGATAAGAAACTTTCATGGACTGTACCAGACTTCAGCTCCAACGATACCCAAGATGCACATGATACCCTGAACAGCATTGCCGATCGCATCAACGGGCTCAAACCACTGGGAATGTTCCGTCTCAGCGAGAGCGAGTTTCTAGTAGCTTACCAGCAGTGCGCTGTGTACGTCAACAAGCACGGTGACGTTTCTCGCAGCGTAGTCATGGAGTTCGTGGGCAGTGCGCACACAGCCTGTCTCTATGGCAAGTTCCTAATTCTCTTCAACGACGACTTCGTCGAAGTCCGCAACGCAATGAACGGCCGCTTGCGCCAGGTTATCCCCGGCCACAACGTCGTCTGCATAGACGACGGCAGCAAGGTCGCTGGCTCCCTCAATGGAAATGCACAGGCCACCACCGGTGGTTCGACGGGTCTTTCTAGCGGCTTCTCCGCCCCTAATGGCCCCTCGGCCGCGGGCATGGGCAACACGGTCAAAATTTGCATGCAACATCCAGAGGATGAGCGCAAACAGATTGTCTTGGAGCTTCTCGAGAATGAGGGGCAAAAAGACTAA